The segment AAAGTGGGTTAAATTGATGCAATTTGTCGTCCATCcacttttttctctccatTCAGAACACTTATGGCTGTAATGAGAGGGCAGTGAACTTGCTACTTGCGTTTCAACATAAATAACACGTTCACTTTTTACAACAGATTATATCCATTTTGGACTCCTGGCGGGCGAAATGCGTGGGGGGTGCGGGCACAGCATATTTATATGATACAGAGCGTTGTGAAAGAAGAGGAAGATATCCCGTCGATAAGAGTCTCCGGGGCAGAAATTAAACGACAGTTATTCTGCATACCAACATTCTCGCCACTGCAAATCCTCGCATCCTCAAACCTTTTCCTGTACTTAACACGATTCGATTTCACAGGAGACATGTTCTACACTCTCAGTCGTTCCAAAAGCTAAACCACAACCAAATCAAGTTAGAGTGAATTGAGTTCAAGGACGCAACAGGCAATGAAACCCTACAACTATCGAGAGCAGCTCCATGGGGATTGCACAGAACTTtgataattacaattttttaaaattttaattccattttaaatattattattattataaacgATCGAACTGTTCAAAACACTataatgattattaaatttacttttgtgAGTGttcaaaatagatttaattgaTATCCGTCACTACGATAAGCGGACTCATGTACTTACTTGCACTGCAACATACatacattatatttattgttattctgCGTGACGCAAAGATTGACAGCAAAACAAGAAATCAAGTTAAAGCTTGAACTGCTTGAATTGCCATTTCCATATTTGACTCTTTTTATTACACTTTTATTGGAATATCGGGGCCACGTAGCAAGATTGACAGGTTGTGTAAACGTAGAGGAGAATTAGTTAGATACATATAATGGCTCATCAAATAACaaaagatacattttttgtgcaaaCCCCACATCATGCGCTCACTCTATCTGCAAAAACTCTCGCTCCCTCGTCCGCTCCATGTCAGCCAGAAATATTTGTGTGAAGAATGCAGCTGGGCGCAGAGACTAACCTTTGGGCTCATTTTCCTCGTTGATGTCAAATTTACGCTTTACGCTTTCGGCTCTTACGATTTCCGGCGAGTGCGGACGCTTTGTTGGCGTTTCCAGGCTTGGATGGCCAAAACCGTTGGTTCTGGTCGGGCTGTGCGCTGAGAACTCGAACACTTCGGGACGCGGACTATCGGACCAAGAGAATTCGCCCGCCCGCGAACCGTTGGTCAAATTACCTTCGTCGTCGGAAATTGTGACCGTCGAGTTCTCGAGCAGCCGCTCCTCCGTGTCCGACGATATGTCGATGGTCGACACCGAACTTAGGTCCAATTCCGCCGACTTGTTGCTGGATCCTTTCTCTTGGAGGTTGGACGCCATGGCTTCTCCTTGTTTACGCCCGTATAATCTGCCTTTTTGATGTTTGCTAGCAATCTACGTTTACTTACGTTGCCCGTTCCAGTACCGAAAGTGGGCGCGGCGCTGCTGTCGCACTTTGCCTGACTGAGCGCGAAAACTTTTTTACCATCTAATGAGCCCTGCCTGATAATGCTAGTGCATTACTCTCCTATAATtcttattacaaaataaaacggagtttgaattgataaaattatcacTATTGTATTgctaaattccttttttttaatttcttatacatgtatttatatatattcttGATTCTTCTGCCTtgtcattaaaaatacataaataaataattggatataaaatcacaaaacgTTTTTGGACAGAATTAGCAAACAGTGCTGGCTAAATAGAGCCAAAACGTTTAATTACATGGTGCAATCTCTCGCCGCGCTGTGCCACAGTTCTTatgcattaaaatgttttaatatgtggCTACAGGTGGTTAATTTCGTTAATTCATTCAGAACttgttttttgccttttttaaataataaagcaaaGAAAACGTTTCAGCTTTTTTAAGTGATGCGCACTTACTTAATTTATAACTGTATATTATTAATGATTGACTCAATGTTACAAAACGGGCCGAAGAGCAATGAAAGGGCTCTCAGTATAACAACcaatattccaaatttattatgtACATTTTGTGATCGAACAATCAATGCTattactcattgtcagccaaAGCGAATTCTTTGAGGGATTTTCGGTCCAGCTTTCCACCTTTATTTGCAGGGAGTTTCTCGATGAACCGGACACCACCATGTAGCCGTTTACAATCGGGCATGCGGTCTGCCACAAAGTTGCATAGATCCGCTTCTGAACAAGTGCGGCCAGGCTTAAGAACAACAAACGCCCTCGAAATGTTGACCACTACAGGTTCAGGTATAGCCACAACACCTGCTTCTTGCACATCAGGGTGTTGCAGCAACACCGACTCTATTTCAATCGCTGATACCTAAAAAGGccaaatagaaattaaaaaccgtaccctcattttaaattgacgcTATTACAAACGAAACTTCAACTCTGTATATGAACTTGACTCTGTCCTTTATGTACAAGCGACCTTTTGCGTCCAGGAAACCGACATCTCCTGTTTTGAACCAGCCATAATCATCAAGTGCGAATGAATCAACCTGGAATTTGTGTcgtaaatgatatttttaatttaaataatgtagTGCAATTATCATTACTTGGTATCCAGGACCCACAATATAGCCTTTTGCGATAGCGGGTGATCTGACGCAAACTTCACCCTCTTCCAGGTCCCTTTGCAATGTTTCAGAAGTGGACATGTCAATAACCTAACGGCAAAAATATACTGGAAGTTTTAATTCGGcgtaaaatgatttaatggtaaaataaaaaccttaaTCTCCACTCTTGGCAAAGGCAGACCAGTTGAAATGTAAACATGACCTGATTAAAAAgtcataataaataaatttttgttaattataaaaaagtatcATCGCACTATCTTTCACGAATCTCATCAACTCTTGAGGTTTTCCAGGCGGGAAACTTGCTGCAACAAATCCAGCTTCTGACATTCCATAAATCTAGAAAATGAAAGATGAAACTCTGTAATCTCAAGTTTAATCCATTTCACATGTTCTAGGTGTGTGTTTGGAAGAAGATCAAATAAAAGATCTGCAGTAGTTGGGTCTAGGACCCATGCGCCTATCATAATCAGTTTTAGAAAGTTTTCAGAGCGCAATCTTGCAACTTCTTTCTCACATCTAGCGAACCAGTTCGCAATGAAAGGGTACATCAAAAGGCTGCGCGGCTGTATCGAGAAAACTTAGATTTATCACACTATATTGAGATATTTGTTGGACGCACCTTGTGTTTCATTATATGCTGGAAGTATGACGAGTCTTTCTCAAATTTGTTAATGTGATAAACTGTGTGCCCCGATCTCCAAAAATCAAAGGCTATGCCAAAGATTCCAACTCCATAATTTATGGAAAACTGTAGCAATGTTTCTTCCATTTTTAAgcctctaaataaaaaaaatttatttttgaatcagTCTTATTACGGAAtcagtaaattttttcattatgaaACACTTACTTCAATGTTAGTACAAAAGCGGTGCTCGAGCGGTGAGAGTGCAACACGCCTTTTGGGAAGCCAGTGGAGCCGCTCGTGTTAAAAATGATCATCGGATCTTCTGCTGGGTTTATTTTGACTGGTTTCAACTGAGAGTCTGCAGGACCATAAATATAATACATAGTTAGCATATATaccaaaagacaataaagatataataacattatattttaactaatttttctaGGAATTTTACTCTGGAAACctcattattaattaaaaacaatgatACTGTGTAAGAGCAATTTAAAGGACACACGCACCCAGGAAAAATCGGACAAATCTTAAGATTTCATGTACTATAGGTCCTAGATCACTAGATggttaaaggaaaaaattagaagTGAAAGTTGCAATGGGgattcgattaaaaataatgtgaagCTTTGgagtaaatataaatattatagtgTGGCAGCGGTAACGGTAACGCTTAATCcgcttaatattttttgtaataaaatgcaGAGACAGATAGATAGGAGCAGCATCACAAATTTGTTAGGCATTTTTAAGCGTTTGTCGTGTTTATATCTGATTTTAAGTTTCGTCGGTTTCTTTCACCCTGCACTCCCTGCAGCGCAATATTGCTAGAATAGAGCATAACGTAAACGCCATGCAGTCTTCGTAATGATCATACATTGTTCAACGAACCAGCAAGCAGGAGCAGCTAGCTGAGGCTGTGACTGATCCAAGATTCGGCAATACATATTCTTAGCATCCATGCTTATTggtgtaaaaaaattgaacttcaGTCGCTTCTCGCTTCAGTCCCAGCTGATGATCGGAATGCATGAGTGTGGTTCATTTCGCTCGCAATTTCAGTTGTTTGCTCCAAACTATTCATTGTGCTTGTGCTACGCGTTGTTTTTCAGTGAATCATTGTGTGTAgtgtgtgtggtgtgtgtTGATACAATACCAGAAGAGATATGTAACCAGCAGAAAATCAAGAAGATTATGGTGATATGGGGTGTTACCAATTTGGAATAGATATAATGGAACGAGGAGGATTTTACACACGTCTTAAGGGCAAAAGGTATGTAgctgaatttttcttgcatGCTTTTGCATGAACAGGCTGCGATGTTATTATGTTTATGTAAAATCATCAAGGAAACGCGCGGTTCGAAatgatacatattttttttaaaaaagtgcttgTGTTTGCACTATGTACATTACATACATTTATAATAAACTTCATGTCTCGGATCCTCTTACGGAAAAGGCAATTAAagtattaattattgcaatagAGGACCGGTCTTGGCGTCGACGgaacaaggaaaattatatcaaaaataatattagataTACTCTGTCACACATAtgtaattatcataattatatgAACTCAATGTTATctataatgataatttttttactggaCATTAGCTCAAATTAGACGGTAGAAATGCATACCTTTCCGATTGTCAAGCAACTTGGAAATGTGCACAGTTCCCGGTAGATCTTGGTCCCCAAtactgattaaatttacttctAATTCGAACGCCTCTATTGTTTTTTGGACGATGTCCATCGTGTCCTCGTCGATCACAATGAATCTGGCTTCCATCTCTTTTATCTGTTGTGCATACACCTCTACTCCAAGTTATCAgttaaaatcgaaattcaaattatgaaaCCGTGTACCAACCGATTGTTTCTTGCTGGTCGCAACCCCTGGTTACTCCACCCAGCATCCAAACGCCGATTTCGACCAAAATGAGATTAGCAAATCCGTGGGTAACGAAGAAAAGCGAGTCACCCTTTTTGAAACCTAGCTCGGCTAGAGCGATTGCTATGTTTGTCGCGTCTCGTTTAACCTGTCCAAAGGTCACGGTTTTGTTCGACGGAATATCCACCTACAATCAAATTATATAAGACGATAAAAAATGCTGATGACTCCTTTCCAATTTTAGTACGATCCATGGACGGTCTTTGTAAGACTCAATTCTTTTATCGTGGTCATTGAATATAAAATCCGTAAACGACACATCTGGTACGTCTTCATACTTCCATcctgtgaataaaaattagaacgaAAGTGTGAAAATGACATAAACgatagaaatattttgtaccTTTTCCAGCCATAGTTTTAGTGGTTTTCCTCTCAGAAAGTCAACTGCGCACTGCTACAAAATATACAAGTTGAGCTGCCTTATCTGTGTTGATTACTAGATACTggttaatattttgaacttgTTTGGCAAATATAAGTATGATAAAGTTTAAGGTCCAAGAAATCGTAtccaatttttactgaaataaatctttccgttaaactttttaaaacataaaagtgACAGTCGTTCGAACAATTTCGTGCCCCTGCTCACCAGGactttataatattattttgctgtcACTCTATCGTCATgtgacttgaaaattttaaccttgTTTGGGTCGTGGAAAATTGTGTGTCATGTGAAACTATGTATATATATTGACATATACTTGTAGACACactaaaacaatgtttttaaGATGCTATTTTATTGGGGATGTGGTTAGCCACAGATTTAGCTTTCATTTAtagtttccattttaattagatGTGACTGCCATGGCACgaatagaaaaaattggttaaatgGGTAAAATTAAGCACATAGTCAACTGCACTacttgcacaatttttcacaGCAAAAAGAATTGCTCTTATTGGTGAATGCGAGCGTAACACGTGgttgaaaaatctttcgaatcAATAGCATtagtttttcaagaaatttgtctccgattttaaactaaaaatgcgcttagaaattttcaaaatactctatttatttgtataatcTACACCATTTCTCATCTTTGTCCGTTAGCCAactaacacaaatttttactagatggagaaatttaattgttgtcaaatgcaaattgttgaagcGCTTTCCTGTCCAACTTGCCGCCTTTATTCACGGGCAGTTTTTCAACGAATCGCACCCCGCTGTGAAGATGCTTGCTATAATGCAAACGGTccgaaataaatttgcataactCTTCCTCGTTGCGTTTTCcgccttttttaataactaCAAAAGCCCTTGAGGTATTATTAGTGGTAGGATGAGGCATTCCAACTACCCCAGCTTCTTGGACATCAGGGTGCTCTAGAAGCACAGCCTCGATTTCTGAGGGCAACACctgttttgaagaaaatataaaaaagtacaAATAAAGTAGTATGGACGGCGAGACATACGAAATCCATACGATACTTGTACATGAACCTTGCCCTCTCTTTTATAAATATGTTGCCCTTTTCATCCTGGATCCCGAGGTCGCCAGTTTGGAACCAACCTTCTTCgtcagttaatttttgcaccttataaattaattgccaactatatttcatatttagcCATAATGTTTTCAAAAACCTTATTGCCTGGCATCAAGTAACCTTTCGCAATACAGGGCGATCTCACGTATAGCTCCCCAAGTTCGTGTGGACCAACTCTCTTCTTGTCATCCACACCGAGTATCTgatgttaataaatttagcgTGTTAAATGCTGTTCTAAAAAAgaatcagaaataaaaatttacttttcctTCGTATGAGGGTAGAAACATTCCAGAAGAAGTAACCACCTGTCCTAAAACACATATATTAGTAAAATTAGACTGTCCAATTTGCGTAAGTTTAGGTTTGTACCCTCGCTCGTGCATCTATCCAGCTTTAATGGCTTTATTTGCCCTTTTTTCGTGCTTGTGCTAAACCCAATCTCGGTCATGCCATAAATCTGTTACAATTGCATTAatgtgaattttattcaaaaggtATTTGAACCTGCATCAAATGAGTGTTGGATAGCTTTTCGCAGAGCAAATCTGCTGTGGTTGGATCCAGCACCCAACCTCCTACTAACATCAGTTTTATGATGTTTGCATCACGCAGAGTTTCAAGCTGGTCATCGCATCTTGCAAACCAATTAGCAACATGAGGATAGAACAGAATGGATCGAGGCTGCAATatccaatttattaaaacaaaatgtatatttttttgttattgcacACGGAGGTATTCATACCTGGTATGttgttaaatattcaaagtAAGTTCccctttcaaatttgttgataTGGTAGATGGTGCGGCCAGTATTCAGATAATGCATTGCGAGAATAAATATACCCAATCCGTAGTTGATCATAAATTCAAGTAGTGAATCCTCAAGTGGAACATttctaaacaaatataatttctatTTAGGAAATTGCAATGAAATTAGTTCTGTAAAACACCTCAACGATTTCATATTCTCAACAATAGAGTAGTGTGTATGAACTACTCCCTTTGGATTTCCAGTTGAACCGCTTGTGTTTAAAATCACCAGAGGATCCTCCTTAGGATTAATTTTAGTTGGCTGTTTCAATGCTGAGGAGATGAtgcaatatattataaaaccGTAACATATGTACATcttgatataaattaaatgcacgCCAGCAGAatgatttagttttaaaatgttatgaaatctaaaaatcCTACAAACCAGAGCCATCATCTGCTAACAGTTTAGAAATATTAGTTGTCCCTGGAATAGGCTCATCACCCAAACTAATGATACAGCCATCATACTTCAAGATATCCAGAGCAGGTTGGATGACTTGGATGGTTTCTGAGTCAACTAGTACAAAATTAACGGCGCTCTCTTTGATTTGCCTTGCATAgtcatctaaaaaaaattactattaGATATATTGCTAGAGAGtggttaaaatgaaaaatatcacctGAAAGCTCATTTTGGCTGCAGCCTCGAACAGCTCCACCCAGCATCCAAACTCCAATCTTGACCAGGAACAAACGTGCAGCTTCGTAAGTTACAAAATAAAGAACATCTCCTGGCCGAAAGCCCAGTCTGACTAGACCGCTCGCGATTTTAACAGCGTCTTCCTTTACTTGGCCAAACGTGACTGATCTTCCGGATGGGATATCAACCTGcagatcaaattttcaaattagaaatttccGAACATGATTAATACTTTTATagctattaataataattttcctggtCATggaattgtaataaattttgcaaattaattgattcagTGCATAAAAACATTACAATCCACGGTCGGTCCTTGTAGCTAGATGTTTCCTCGAAACCACCAAATATGAAGTCCATGAAGGAAATCTCAGGGACTTTTTCGAAAGGTAatccttaaaaattgatttgaattgagTTATAATTTTGGTTAACTGGAAATTTACACAATACCTTGCTGCATGGTACTTGTTAGAGGCAACTCTGGCGAAGTGGAACTGTCTCAATGAGGTCATTTATTTCATGCTTTGTTCTCTATATTTGATATGCCATAAACTAAGCTGGCTAATGAAAGTTCAATATTTGCGGCCGTGGCGGCcgtaaatttctttcaaagatAACGtctctataaaatttattaccttggagtcaaatatttttaagtctcactaaatttaaaattcttaaatctCCTATTAGCCTCAACAAACGTCATTGCAATATCAGAATAGTTAAATAAaccttatttgaaatttttaatcaaacgcGTAAtgtaatattacattttttattctcaaagTTTTCAAGATGTGGCCACAAGTTGCATGACTTCCATGTAAAGATTGCCTGTTCCAGgcagcagagaaaattttcaaatatcacatttaaaCGATCGATTTCCATAGCTCACCATCTTACCATATGTAAATCTTATTCAAACATCAAGGCAGTATGTTCacaattgaattgatttttaattattggtaGTAAATAGGGTAAATTGTACTGTCATCTTGCATTCAATACACACCACTCAAATTTGATACGGcttctataaaaaattgaagcccAAATTGCTAAAGTGCTCTCCTCTCCACCTAGCTGTCCATTAGATTTTCAACAAAGCGCGTGTCTCCATGCAGATTTGTTAAGTAGTAAAAAAGTCGGTCAGCAACAAACTTGCACCGCTGCATAATGGCGCTGTTTTCACACTCCTTATTTGCaatcatatttcatttatttatttagcgcGCAACTTGTTGTCaatatattagttaaatttatttgcattacaaatactaattaatttactatggCAGGCTACATAGTAtgagaattaatttccataaGCCCactattgtaaattttgagacAGTGAAACAATTTGATCACACTTTTACATTTgcacttcattttaattaggatCTGATGAGCATCTCGTCATTCATAGAtactcaaattgaaaaatgtcacTGGGTGAAAATATGAAAGTTACACTACAACATTTCATAAAGGTTCTCAATATTCTCAAGATTCAATAACTCAGCAAGcgccatttaaaattaaattgaataagaTACTATATAAATGAGCAATGTAACACGAGTTataagcaaattatttattctattagaggtatttaaaaaagtttatcaCCATACAGTAGAGAAAACCTGTTTCTCGAGCTAAAcgcaatgatttttaattgggaTA is part of the Cloeon dipterum chromosome 1, ieCloDipt1.1, whole genome shotgun sequence genome and harbors:
- the LOC135943298 gene encoding uncharacterized protein LOC135943298, with product MQQGLPFEKVPEISFMDFIFGGFEETSSYKDRPWIVDIPSGRSVTFGQVKEDAVKIASGLVRLGFRPGDVLYFVTYEAARLFLVKIGVWMLGGAVRGCSQNELSDDYARQIKESAVNFVLVDSETIQVIQPALDILKYDGCIISLGDEPIPGTTNISKLLADDGSALKQPTKINPKEDPLVILNTSGSTGNPKGVVHTHYSIVENMKSLRNVPLEDSLLEFMINYGLGIFILAMHYLNTGRTIYHINKFERGTYFEYLTTYQPRSILFYPHVANWFARCDDQLETLRDANIIKLMLVGGWVLDPTTADLLCEKLSNTHLMQIYGMTEIGFSTSTKKGQIKPLKLDRCTSEGQVVTSSGMFLPSYEGKILGVDDKKRVGPHELGELYVRSPCIAKGYLMPGNKVQKLTDEEGWFQTGDLGIQDEKGNIFIKERARFMYKYRMDFVLPSEIEAVLLEHPDVQEAGVVGMPHPTTNNTSRAFVVIKKGGKRNEEELCKFISDRLHYSKHLHSGVRFVEKLPVNKGGKLDRKALQQFAFDNNSERKTTKTMAGKGWKYEDVPDVSFTDFIFNDHDKRIESYKDRPWIVDIPSNKTVTFGQVKRDATNIAIALAELGFKKGDSLFFVTHGFANLILVEIGVWMLGGVTRGCDQQETIEVYAQQIKEMEARFIVIDEDTMDIVQKTIEAFELEVNLISIGDQDLPGTVHISKLLDNRKDSQLKPVKINPAEDPMIIFNTSGSTGFPKGVLHSHRSSTAFVLTLKGLKMEETLLQFSINYGVGIFGIAFDFWRSGHTVYHINKFEKDSSYFQHIMKHKPRSLLMYPFIANWFARCEKEVARLRSENFLKLIMIGAWVLDPTTADLLFDLLPNTHLEHIYGMSEAGFVAASFPPGKPQELMRFVKDSHVYISTGLPLPRVEIKVIDMSTSETLQRDLEEGEVCVRSPAIAKGYIVGPGYQVDSFALDDYGWFKTGDVGFLDAKGRLYIKDRVKFIYRVEVSFVSAIEIESVLLQHPDVQEAGVVAIPEPVVVNISRAFVVLKPGRTCSEADLCNFVADRMPDCKRLHGGVRFIEKLPANKGGKLDRKSLKEFALADNE